The following are from one region of the Macaca thibetana thibetana isolate TM-01 chromosome 2, ASM2454274v1, whole genome shotgun sequence genome:
- the LOC126948876 gene encoding 60S ribosomal protein L12-like: protein MPPKFDPNEIKVLYLRCTGGEVGATSALAPKIGPLRLSPKKVGDDIDKATGDWKGLRITVKLTIQNRQAQIEVVPSASALIIKALKEPPRDRKKQKNIKHSGNITFDEIVNIARQMRHRSLARELSGTIKEILGTAQSVGCNVDGRHPHDIIDDINSGAVECPAS, encoded by the coding sequence ATGCCGCCGAAGTTCGACCCCAACGAGATCAAAGTCCTATACCTGAGGTGCACCGGAGGTGAAGTCGGTGCCACTTCTGCGCTGGCCCCCAAGATCGGCCCCCTgcgtctgtctccaaaaaaggtTGGTGATGACATTGACAAGGCAACGGGTGACTGGAAGGGCCTGAGGATTACAGTGAAACTGACCATTCAGAACAGACAGGCCCAGATTGAGGTGgtgccttctgcctctgccctgaTCATCAAAGCCCTCAAGGAACcaccaagagacagaaagaaacagaaaaacattaaacacagtGGGAATATCACTTTTGATGAGATCGTCAACATTGCTCGACAGATGCGGCACCGATCCTTAGCCAGAGAACTCTCTGGAACCATTAAAGAGATCCTGGGCACTGCCCAGTCTGTAGGCTGTAATGTTGATGGCCGCCACCCCCATGACATCATAGATGACATCAACAGTGGTGCTGTGGAATGCCCAGCCAGTTaa